From the genome of Paraburkholderia aromaticivorans, one region includes:
- the rpmC gene encoding 50S ribosomal protein L29, with protein MKASELHQKDQAALNKELSDLLKAQFGLRMQLATQQLTNTSQLKKVRRDIARVRTVLTEKANQK; from the coding sequence ATGAAGGCTTCCGAACTTCACCAGAAAGATCAGGCCGCGCTCAACAAGGAGCTGTCGGACCTGTTGAAGGCGCAATTCGGCCTGCGCATGCAACTCGCGACCCAGCAGCTCACCAACACGAGCCAGCTGAAGAAGGTTCGTCGCGACATCGCACGTGTGCGGACCGTCCTGACTGAGAAGGCGAACCAGAAATGA
- the tuf gene encoding elongation factor Tu, translating to MAKGKFERTKPHVNVGTIGHVDHGKTTLTAAITTVLTQKFGGEAKAYDQIDAAPEEKARGITINTAHVEYETANRHYAHVDCPGHADYVKNMITGAAQMDGAILVCSAADGPMPQTREHILLARQVGVPYIIVFLNKCDMVDDAELLELVEMEVRELLSKYDFPGDETPIIKGSAKLALEGDKGELGEVAIMNLADALDTYIPTPERAVDGAFLMPVEDVFSISGRGTVVTGRVERGVVKVGEEIEIVGIKPTVKTTCTGVEMFRKLLDQGQAGDNVGILLRGTKREDVERGQVLAKPGSINPHTHFTAEVYVLSKDEGGRHTPFFNNYRPQFYFRTTDVTGSIELPKDKEMVMPGDNVSITVKLINPIAMEEGLRFAIREGGRTVGAGVVAKILE from the coding sequence ATGGCTAAAGGTAAATTCGAACGGACCAAGCCGCACGTGAACGTCGGCACGATCGGTCACGTTGACCACGGCAAGACCACGCTGACGGCAGCGATCACGACGGTTCTGACGCAGAAGTTTGGCGGCGAAGCGAAGGCATACGACCAGATCGACGCGGCGCCGGAAGAAAAGGCGCGTGGTATCACGATCAACACGGCACACGTCGAGTACGAAACGGCTAACCGCCACTACGCACACGTCGACTGCCCGGGCCACGCTGACTATGTGAAGAACATGATCACGGGCGCAGCGCAGATGGACGGCGCGATCCTCGTGTGCTCGGCCGCTGACGGCCCGATGCCGCAAACGCGTGAGCACATCCTGCTGGCGCGTCAGGTTGGCGTTCCGTACATCATCGTGTTCCTGAACAAGTGCGACATGGTGGACGACGCTGAGCTGCTGGAGCTGGTCGAGATGGAAGTTCGCGAACTTCTGTCGAAGTACGACTTCCCGGGCGACGAAACGCCGATCATCAAGGGTTCGGCCAAGCTGGCGCTGGAAGGCGACAAGGGCGAGCTGGGCGAAGTGGCGATCATGAATCTGGCCGACGCGCTGGACACGTACATCCCGACGCCGGAGCGCGCAGTTGATGGCGCATTCCTGATGCCGGTGGAAGACGTGTTCTCGATCTCGGGTCGCGGCACGGTGGTGACGGGTCGCGTTGAGCGCGGCGTCGTGAAGGTTGGCGAGGAAATCGAAATCGTCGGTATCAAGCCGACGGTGAAGACGACCTGCACGGGCGTGGAAATGTTCCGCAAGCTGCTCGACCAGGGGCAGGCAGGCGACAACGTCGGTATCCTGCTGCGCGGCACGAAGCGTGAAGACGTGGAGCGTGGCCAGGTTCTGGCGAAGCCGGGTTCGATCAACCCGCACACGCACTTCACGGCTGAAGTGTACGTGCTGAGCAAGGACGAAGGCGGCCGTCACACGCCGTTCTTCAACAACTATCGTCCGCAGTTCTACTTCCGTACGACGGACGTGACGGGCTCGATCGAGTTGCCGAAGGACAAGGAAATGGTCATGCCGGGCGACAACGTGTCGATCACGGTGAAGCTGATCAACCCGATCGCAATGGAAGAAGGTCTGCGCTTCGCAATCCGCGAAGGCGGCCGTACGGTCGGCGCAGGTGTGGTTGCCAAGATTCTCGAGTAA
- the rpsC gene encoding 30S ribosomal protein S3, translating to MGQKIHPTGFRLAVSRNWASRWYANNNNFAAMLQEDIGVREYLKKKLKNASVGRVVIERPAKNARITIYSSRPGVVIGKKGEDIELLKSELQRRMGVPVHVNIEEIRKPETDAQLIADSITQQLERRIMFRRAMKRAMQNAMRLGAQGIKIMSAGRLNGIEIARTEWYREGRVPLHTLRADIDYATSEAKTTYGIIGVKVWVYKGDTLGRNDAPVVEEAAEEKRPRRNARPGGDRRPRRDGEGGGPAGARRGAPRRAGGAGDGGKTGE from the coding sequence ATGGGACAGAAAATTCATCCGACTGGCTTCCGTTTGGCCGTCAGCCGCAATTGGGCGTCGCGTTGGTACGCGAACAACAACAATTTCGCGGCGATGTTGCAGGAAGACATCGGTGTTCGTGAATACCTGAAGAAGAAGCTGAAGAACGCTTCGGTTGGTCGCGTCGTTATCGAGCGTCCGGCGAAGAACGCGCGCATCACGATTTATAGCTCGCGTCCGGGTGTGGTCATCGGGAAGAAGGGCGAGGATATCGAGCTGCTGAAGTCGGAACTGCAACGCCGCATGGGCGTTCCGGTCCACGTCAACATCGAAGAAATCCGCAAGCCGGAAACCGATGCGCAACTGATCGCTGATTCGATCACGCAACAACTCGAGCGCCGGATTATGTTCCGCCGCGCGATGAAGCGTGCGATGCAAAACGCAATGCGTCTGGGTGCACAAGGCATCAAGATCATGAGCGCCGGCCGCCTGAACGGTATCGAAATCGCTCGTACGGAATGGTATCGCGAAGGTCGCGTGCCGCTTCATACGCTGCGCGCTGATATCGACTACGCAACTTCGGAAGCGAAGACGACGTACGGCATCATCGGCGTGAAGGTTTGGGTCTACAAGGGCGATACGCTCGGCCGCAACGACGCACCGGTGGTTGAAGAAGCCGCCGAAGAAAAGCGTCCGCGCCGCAACGCACGTCCGGGTGGCGATCGCCGTCCGCGTCGCGATGGTGAAGGTGGTGGCCCGGCAGGTGCACGCCGTGGCGCTCCTCGTCGTGCTGGCGGTGCCGGCGACGGCGGGAAGACTGGAGAATAA
- the rplV gene encoding 50S ribosomal protein L22: protein MMEVKAIHRGARISAQKTRLVADQIRGLPVDKALNVLTFSPKKAAGIVKKVVLSAIANAEHNEGADIDELKITSIYIDKAASLKRFTARAKGRGNRIEKQSCHITVTVGN, encoded by the coding sequence ATGATGGAAGTGAAAGCAATTCATCGCGGTGCCCGCATCTCGGCGCAGAAAACGCGCCTTGTGGCTGACCAGATCCGCGGTTTGCCGGTCGACAAGGCGCTGAACGTTCTGACGTTTTCGCCGAAGAAGGCTGCGGGAATCGTGAAAAAGGTCGTGCTGTCGGCGATCGCGAATGCGGAGCATAACGAAGGCGCCGATATCGATGAGCTCAAGATCACGAGCATCTACATCGACAAGGCTGCGTCGCTCAAGCGTTTTACCGCGCGCGCTAAAGGCCGCGGTAACCGCATCGAGAAGCAATCCTGTCACATCACTGTGACGGTCGGGAATTAA
- the rpsQ gene encoding 30S ribosomal protein S17, which produces MNDSVKTSLKRTLVGKVVSNKMDKTVTVLVEHRVKHPIYGKYVVRSKKYHAHDDANTYNEGDLVEIQETRPISKTKAWVVARLVEAARVI; this is translated from the coding sequence ATGAACGATAGCGTAAAAACCTCGCTCAAGCGGACGCTGGTCGGCAAGGTCGTCAGCAACAAGATGGACAAGACGGTCACCGTGCTGGTTGAGCACCGAGTGAAGCACCCGATCTACGGCAAGTACGTTGTGCGTTCGAAGAAGTATCACGCGCACGACGACGCCAACACGTACAACGAGGGCGACCTTGTTGAAATCCAGGAAACGCGTCCGATTTCGAAGACGAAAGCTTGGGTTGTGGCTCGCCTGGTCGAGGCTGCTCGCGTCATCTGA
- the rplP gene encoding 50S ribosomal protein L16, producing MLQPKRRKYRKEQKGRNTGIATRGNAVSFGEFGLKAIGRGRLTARQIEAARRAMTRHIKRGGRIWIRIFPDKPISHKPAEVRMGNGKGNPEYYVAEIQPGKMLYEMDGVTEELAREAFRLAAAKLPLKTTFIVRQLGA from the coding sequence ATGCTGCAACCGAAACGCAGAAAGTATCGCAAAGAGCAGAAGGGTCGTAACACCGGTATCGCTACTCGCGGCAACGCGGTTTCGTTCGGTGAATTCGGCCTGAAGGCTATCGGTCGTGGTCGCTTGACCGCGCGCCAGATTGAAGCGGCACGTCGTGCAATGACGCGTCACATCAAGCGTGGTGGCCGCATCTGGATCCGCATCTTCCCGGACAAGCCGATCTCGCACAAGCCGGCTGAAGTACGGATGGGTAACGGTAAGGGTAACCCTGAGTACTACGTCGCAGAGATTCAACCGGGCAAGATGCTGTACGAAATGGACGGCGTAACCGAAGAGCTGGCACGCGAAGCGTTCCGTCTGGCTGCAGCTAAGCTGCCGCTCAAGACGACGTTTATCGTGCGTCAGCTCGGCGCCTAA
- the rpsJ gene encoding 30S ribosomal protein S10, whose protein sequence is MQNQKIRIRLKAFDYRLIDQSAAEIVDTAKRTGAIVRGPVPLPTRIQRFDILRSPHVNKTSRDQLEIRTHQRLMDIVDPTDKTVDALMKLDLPAGVDVEIKLQ, encoded by the coding sequence ATGCAGAACCAGAAAATCCGCATTCGCCTGAAGGCTTTCGACTATCGCCTGATCGATCAATCGGCTGCTGAAATCGTCGACACGGCGAAGCGGACTGGCGCAATCGTTCGTGGTCCGGTGCCCCTGCCGACCCGCATTCAACGCTTCGACATCCTGCGTTCGCCGCACGTCAACAAGACGTCGCGCGATCAGCTCGAAATCCGTACGCACCAACGCCTGATGGACATCGTCGATCCGACGGACAAGACCGTTGACGCACTGATGAAGCTGGATTTGCCGGCCGGCGTGGACGTGGAAATCAAGCTGCAATAA
- the rplE gene encoding 50S ribosomal protein L5, with amino-acid sequence MARLQEFYKEKVVPGLIEKFGYKSVMEVPRITKITLNMGLGEAVADKKIIENAVGDLTKIAGQKPVITKARKAIAGFKIRQGYPIGAMVTLRGQAMYEFLDRFVTVALPRVRDFRGVSGRAFDGRGNYNIGVKEQIIFPEIDYDKIDALRGLNISITTTAKTDDEAKALLASFKFPFRN; translated from the coding sequence ATGGCTCGTTTGCAAGAGTTTTACAAAGAAAAGGTTGTACCCGGCCTCATCGAGAAGTTCGGTTACAAGTCCGTGATGGAAGTGCCGCGCATCACCAAGATCACCCTGAACATGGGCCTTGGCGAAGCGGTTGCTGACAAGAAGATCATCGAGAACGCCGTTGGCGACCTGACGAAGATCGCAGGCCAGAAGCCAGTGATCACGAAGGCGCGCAAGGCAATCGCCGGCTTCAAGATCCGTCAAGGCTATCCGATCGGTGCAATGGTCACGTTGCGTGGTCAGGCAATGTACGAATTTCTGGACCGTTTCGTGACGGTCGCGCTCCCCCGTGTGCGTGACTTCCGTGGCGTGTCGGGTCGTGCGTTCGATGGTCGCGGCAACTACAACATCGGTGTGAAAGAGCAGATCATTTTCCCCGAAATCGACTACGACAAGATCGACGCACTGCGTGGGCTGAACATCAGCATCACGACGACTGCGAAGACCGACGACGAAGCAAAGGCTCTGCTCGCCAGCTTCAAGTTCCCGTTCAGAAACTGA
- the rplB gene encoding 50S ribosomal protein L2 → MAIVKVKPTSPGRRAMVKVVNKDLHKGKPFAPLLDSQSTTAGRNNNGHITTRHKGGGHKHHYRVVDFRRNKDGIAAKVERLEYDPNRSANIALVLYADGERRYIIAPKGVIVGQQLMSGSEAPIRAGNTLPIRNIPVGTTIHCIEMLPGKGAQMARSAGTSAMLLAREGIYAQVRLRSGEIRRVHVECRATIGEVGNEEHSLRQIGKAGANRWRGIRPTVRGVAMNPVDHPHGGGEGKTAAGRDPVSPWGTPAKGYRTRSNKRTTSMIVQRRHKR, encoded by the coding sequence ATGGCAATCGTTAAAGTTAAGCCGACTTCGCCGGGCCGCCGTGCGATGGTCAAGGTGGTCAACAAGGATCTGCATAAGGGCAAGCCGTTCGCACCGCTGCTCGACTCGCAATCCACGACCGCCGGCCGTAACAACAACGGTCACATCACGACCCGTCATAAGGGTGGTGGTCACAAGCATCACTATCGTGTCGTCGATTTCCGTCGCAATAAGGACGGTATCGCAGCGAAGGTCGAACGTCTTGAGTACGATCCGAACCGTAGCGCGAACATCGCGCTGGTTCTGTACGCAGACGGCGAACGCCGCTACATCATTGCTCCGAAGGGTGTCATCGTCGGCCAGCAACTGATGTCGGGTTCGGAAGCGCCGATCCGCGCTGGCAACACGCTGCCGATCCGCAACATTCCGGTCGGTACGACGATTCACTGCATCGAAATGCTGCCGGGCAAGGGTGCGCAAATGGCGCGTTCGGCTGGTACGTCGGCGATGCTGTTGGCTCGTGAAGGCATCTACGCACAGGTCCGCCTGCGCTCGGGTGAAATCCGCCGCGTCCACGTTGAGTGCCGCGCGACGATTGGTGAAGTTGGCAACGAAGAGCACAGCCTCCGTCAAATCGGTAAGGCTGGCGCGAACCGCTGGCGCGGTATCCGCCCGACGGTGCGTGGCGTTGCAATGAACCCGGTCGATCACCCGCACGGTGGTGGTGAAGGCAAGACGGCTGCAGGTCGCGATCCGGTGAGCCCGTGGGGCACGCCTGCTAAGGGTTATCGCACCCGCAGCAACAAGCGCACGACGAGCATGATCGTCCAGCGCCGTCACAAGCGTTAA
- the rplN gene encoding 50S ribosomal protein L14, with translation MIQTETRLEVADNTGAREVMCIKVLGGSKRRYASIGDIIKVTVKEATPRGRVKKGEIYNAVVVRTAKGVRRQDGSLIKFDGNAAVLLNAKLEPIGTRIFGPVTRELRSERFMKIVSLAPEVL, from the coding sequence ATGATCCAGACCGAAACTCGGCTTGAAGTGGCCGACAACACGGGTGCGCGTGAAGTCATGTGCATCAAGGTGCTCGGCGGCTCGAAGCGTCGTTATGCCAGCATTGGCGACATCATCAAGGTGACCGTCAAAGAAGCAACGCCGCGCGGGCGCGTGAAGAAAGGCGAAATTTATAACGCCGTGGTGGTTCGCACCGCCAAGGGCGTGCGCCGTCAGGACGGCTCGCTGATCAAGTTCGATGGCAACGCCGCAGTGTTGTTGAATGCGAAGCTCGAACCTATTGGCACCCGTATTTTCGGGCCTGTCACGCGCGAGTTGCGCAGCGAACGATTCATGAAGATCGTTTCGTTGGCACCTGAAGTGCTGTAA
- the rpsS gene encoding 30S ribosomal protein S19, protein MARSVKKGPFCDAHLLKKVEAAAASRDKKPIKTWSRRSTILPDFIGLTIAVHNGRQHVPVYISENMVGHKLGEFALTRTFKGHAADKKAKK, encoded by the coding sequence ATGGCACGTTCTGTAAAAAAAGGTCCGTTCTGCGACGCCCATTTGCTGAAGAAAGTTGAGGCGGCAGCAGCTTCGCGGGATAAGAAGCCGATCAAAACCTGGTCGCGCCGTTCGACGATCCTCCCGGATTTCATCGGTCTGACGATCGCCGTTCACAACGGCCGTCAACACGTTCCGGTGTACATCTCGGAAAACATGGTCGGCCACAAGCTTGGCGAGTTCGCACTGACCCGTACGTTCAAGGGTCATGCAGCCGACAAGAAGGCTAAGAAATAA
- the fusA gene encoding elongation factor G translates to MARKTPIERYRNIGISAHIDAGKTTTTERILFYTGVNHKIGEVHDGAATMDWMEQEQERGITITSAATTAFWKGMAGDRAEHRINIIDTPGHVDFTIEVERSMRVLDGACMVYCAVGGVQPQSETVWRQANKYKVPRLAFINKMDRTGANFFKVYDQLKLRLKANPVPVVVPIGAEENFTGVVDLLKMKAIIWDDASQGTKFSYEEIPAELVDSCNEWREKMVEAAAESSEDLMNKYLEEGELTEAEIVKGLRDRTIACEIQPMLCGTAFKNKGVQRMLDAVLDFLPSPIDIPPVTGELENGEQGERRAADDEKFSALAFKIMTDPFVGQLIFFRVYSGIVNSGDTVLNATKDKKERLGRILQMHANQREEIKEVRAGDIAAAVGLKDATTGDTLCDPQSPIVLERMIFPEPVISQAVEPKTKPDQEKMGLALNRLAQEDPSFRVQTDEESGQTIISGMGELHLEILVDRMKREFGVEATVGKPQVAYRETIRGKAEDVDGKFVKQSGGRGQYGHAVITLEPNEQGKGYEFLDEIKGGVIPREYIPAVDKGIQETLKAGVLAGFPVVDVKVHLTFGSYHDVDSNENAFRMAGSMAFKEAMRKAQPVILEPMMAVEVETPEDYMGNVMGDLSGRRGIVQGMDDMVGGGKIVRAEVPLSEMFGYSTSLRSLTQGRATYTMEFKHYSEAPRNVSEAIINAKSK, encoded by the coding sequence GTGGCTCGCAAGACACCTATCGAGCGCTACCGTAACATCGGTATTAGCGCTCACATCGACGCCGGCAAAACGACGACGACCGAGCGCATCCTGTTCTACACCGGCGTGAACCACAAGATTGGTGAAGTTCACGACGGCGCTGCCACCATGGACTGGATGGAGCAGGAGCAGGAACGCGGCATCACGATCACGTCCGCTGCTACCACGGCGTTCTGGAAAGGCATGGCCGGCGACCGCGCTGAGCACCGCATCAACATCATCGACACCCCGGGCCACGTCGACTTCACGATCGAAGTTGAGCGCTCGATGCGCGTGCTCGACGGCGCATGCATGGTCTACTGCGCTGTGGGCGGCGTTCAGCCCCAGTCGGAAACCGTGTGGCGTCAGGCTAACAAGTACAAGGTTCCCCGTCTCGCGTTCATCAACAAGATGGACCGTACCGGCGCGAACTTCTTCAAGGTCTACGACCAGCTCAAGCTGCGCCTGAAGGCGAACCCGGTTCCGGTCGTGGTGCCTATCGGCGCGGAAGAAAACTTCACGGGCGTCGTCGATCTGCTGAAGATGAAAGCGATCATTTGGGACGACGCGTCCCAAGGCACGAAGTTCTCGTACGAAGAAATTCCGGCGGAACTGGTTGACTCGTGCAACGAGTGGCGCGAGAAGATGGTCGAAGCGGCTGCAGAGTCGAGCGAAGACCTGATGAACAAGTACCTCGAAGAAGGCGAACTGACGGAAGCGGAAATCGTCAAGGGCCTGCGCGACCGTACGATCGCTTGCGAAATCCAGCCGATGCTGTGCGGCACCGCGTTCAAGAACAAGGGCGTGCAGCGTATGCTGGACGCGGTTCTCGACTTCCTGCCGTCGCCGATCGACATTCCGCCGGTTACCGGCGAACTGGAAAACGGCGAGCAAGGCGAGCGCCGCGCTGCTGACGACGAAAAGTTCTCGGCACTGGCATTCAAGATCATGACCGACCCGTTCGTCGGCCAGTTGATCTTCTTCCGCGTGTATTCGGGCATCGTGAATTCGGGCGACACCGTGCTGAACGCGACCAAGGACAAGAAGGAACGTCTGGGTCGTATTCTGCAGATGCACGCGAACCAGCGCGAAGAAATCAAGGAAGTCCGCGCAGGCGACATCGCTGCTGCAGTCGGCCTGAAAGACGCAACGACCGGTGACACGCTGTGCGATCCGCAAAGCCCGATCGTGCTCGAACGCATGATTTTCCCGGAGCCGGTGATTTCGCAGGCTGTTGAGCCGAAGACGAAGCCTGACCAGGAAAAGATGGGTCTGGCGCTGAACCGTCTGGCACAGGAAGATCCGTCGTTCCGCGTTCAAACGGACGAAGAGTCGGGCCAAACCATTATTTCGGGCATGGGCGAGCTCCACCTGGAAATTCTGGTTGACCGTATGAAGCGCGAATTCGGCGTGGAAGCGACTGTCGGCAAGCCGCAGGTTGCTTACCGCGAAACGATTCGCGGCAAGGCGGAAGACGTTGACGGCAAGTTCGTCAAGCAGTCGGGTGGTCGCGGCCAGTACGGTCACGCGGTCATCACGCTCGAGCCGAATGAGCAAGGCAAGGGTTACGAGTTCCTCGACGAGATCAAGGGCGGTGTGATTCCGCGCGAATACATCCCGGCGGTGGACAAGGGTATCCAGGAAACGCTGAAGGCAGGCGTGCTGGCAGGCTTCCCGGTCGTCGACGTCAAGGTTCACCTGACGTTCGGTTCGTACCACGACGTTGACTCGAACGAAAATGCGTTCCGCATGGCCGGTTCGATGGCGTTCAAGGAAGCAATGCGCAAGGCTCAACCGGTCATCCTCGAACCGATGATGGCTGTCGAAGTCGAAACGCCGGAAGACTACATGGGCAACGTGATGGGCGACCTGTCGGGCCGTCGCGGTATCGTTCAGGGCATGGACGACATGGTTGGCGGCGGGAAGATTGTTCGCGCTGAAGTGCCGCTGTCGGAAATGTTCGGCTACTCGACGTCGCTGCGTTCGCTGACCCAAGGTCGTGCAACGTACACGATGGAGTTCAAGCACTACTCCGAAGCACCGCGTAACGTGTCCGAAGCGATCATCAACGCGAAGTCGAAGTAA
- the rplW gene encoding 50S ribosomal protein L23, translated as MSEIRKNDHRLMQVLLAPVISEKATLVADKNEQVVFEVAPDATKQEVKAAVELLFKVEVNSVNVLVSKGKAKRFGRFMGKRKDVKKAYVCLRPGQEINFEAEAK; from the coding sequence ATGAGCGAGATTCGCAAGAACGATCATCGTTTGATGCAGGTCCTGCTCGCGCCGGTGATCTCCGAAAAGGCGACGCTGGTGGCCGACAAGAACGAGCAAGTAGTGTTCGAAGTCGCGCCCGATGCCACGAAGCAGGAAGTGAAAGCTGCAGTCGAGCTGCTGTTCAAGGTGGAAGTCAATTCCGTCAACGTGCTGGTCTCGAAGGGCAAAGCCAAGCGCTTTGGCCGCTTCATGGGCAAGCGCAAGGACGTGAAGAAGGCGTATGTCTGCCTGAGGCCCGGCCAGGAAATCAACTTTGAAGCGGAGGCCAAGTAA
- the rpsN gene encoding 30S ribosomal protein S14 — MAKLALIEREKKRARLAAKYAPKRAELKAIIGDMSKSDEEHYAARLELQQLPRNSNPTRKRNRCAITGRPRGTFRKFGLARNKIREIAFRGEIPGLTKASW, encoded by the coding sequence GTGGCTAAACTGGCACTGATCGAACGTGAAAAGAAGCGTGCTCGCCTGGCCGCTAAGTACGCTCCCAAGCGTGCTGAGCTGAAAGCGATCATCGGCGATATGAGCAAGTCGGACGAAGAGCATTACGCAGCACGTCTGGAACTGCAACAACTGCCGCGCAACTCTAATCCGACCCGTAAGCGCAATCGTTGCGCAATTACCGGTCGCCCGCGTGGCACGTTCCGTAAATTCGGGCTGGCGCGTAACAAGATTCGCGAAATCGCGTTCCGCGGCGAGATCCCTGGCCTGACCAAGGCGAGCTGGTAA
- the rplX gene encoding 50S ribosomal protein L24, translating to MNKIRKGDEVIVITGKDKGKRGVVLSVGEGKVIVEGINLVKKHVKPNPMKGTTGGVEAKTMPLQISNVALVDANGKASRVGIKVEGDKKVRFLKTTGAELSA from the coding sequence ATGAACAAGATTCGCAAAGGTGACGAAGTTATCGTCATCACCGGCAAAGATAAAGGCAAGCGCGGCGTCGTGCTGTCCGTTGGCGAAGGCAAAGTGATTGTCGAGGGCATCAACCTCGTCAAGAAACACGTCAAGCCGAACCCGATGAAGGGTACGACGGGCGGTGTGGAAGCCAAGACGATGCCGCTGCAAATTTCGAACGTCGCATTGGTCGACGCGAATGGCAAGGCGTCGCGTGTAGGCATCAAGGTCGAAGGAGACAAGAAAGTCCGTTTCCTTAAGACGACCGGTGCCGAGCTGAGCGCCTGA
- the rplD gene encoding 50S ribosomal protein L4 has translation MELKLLNANGQEGAGVSASDVVFGRDYNEALIHQVVVAYQANARSGNRAQKDREQVKHTTKKPWRQKGTGRARAGMSSSPLWRGGGRIFPNSPEENFSHKVNKKMHRAGLCSIFSQLAREGRISVVDELTLEAPKTKLLAEKFKAMGLDSVLVITDTVDENLYLASRNLAHVAVVEPRYADPLSLIYFKKILITKAAVAQIEELLS, from the coding sequence ATGGAACTTAAGCTCCTGAATGCCAATGGTCAGGAAGGTGCAGGCGTTAGCGCGTCGGACGTCGTGTTCGGCCGCGATTACAACGAAGCCCTGATTCACCAGGTTGTGGTGGCGTATCAAGCGAATGCCCGTAGCGGCAACCGCGCGCAGAAGGACCGTGAGCAAGTCAAGCACACGACCAAGAAGCCGTGGCGCCAGAAGGGTACGGGCCGCGCCCGTGCCGGTATGTCGTCGAGCCCGCTGTGGCGCGGCGGTGGCCGGATCTTCCCGAATTCGCCGGAAGAAAACTTTTCGCACAAGGTCAACAAGAAGATGCATCGCGCAGGTCTCTGCTCGATCTTCTCGCAGCTGGCCCGCGAAGGCCGCATCTCGGTGGTCGACGAGCTGACGCTCGAAGCGCCGAAGACGAAGCTGCTGGCCGAAAAATTCAAGGCGATGGGTCTCGACTCCGTGCTGGTGATTACCGACACGGTTGACGAAAACCTGTACCTCGCGTCGCGCAACCTCGCCCATGTGGCAGTTGTCGAGCCGCGTTACGCCGACCCGCTGTCGCTGATCTACTTCAAGAAGATCCTGATCACGAAGGCTGCGGTCGCCCAGATCGAGGAGTTGCTGTCATGA
- the rplC gene encoding 50S ribosomal protein L3, which produces MSLGLVGRKVGMTRIFTAEGDSIPVTVLDVSDNRVTQIKTVETDGYTAVQVAFGTRRASRVTKPLAGHLAKAGVQAGEILKEFQIDAAKAAELSNGTVVGPDLFEVGQKVDVQGVSIGKGYAGTIKRYNFASGRASHGNSRSHNVPGSIGMAQDPGRVFPGKRMTGHMGDDTVTVQNLEIARIDADRKLLLVKGAVPGAKGGKVFVTPAVKTRAVKGAK; this is translated from the coding sequence ATGAGCCTTGGACTCGTAGGTCGCAAGGTTGGCATGACCCGTATCTTCACGGCAGAAGGGGATTCGATTCCCGTTACCGTGCTGGACGTGTCCGACAACCGCGTGACGCAGATCAAGACTGTTGAAACCGACGGCTACACGGCCGTGCAGGTTGCATTCGGTACGCGCCGTGCATCGCGCGTGACGAAGCCGTTGGCCGGTCATCTCGCCAAAGCCGGTGTTCAAGCCGGTGAAATCCTCAAAGAATTCCAGATCGATGCTGCCAAGGCTGCCGAGTTGTCGAACGGCACCGTGGTAGGTCCCGACCTGTTCGAAGTAGGCCAGAAGGTCGACGTGCAAGGCGTGTCGATCGGTAAGGGCTACGCCGGTACCATCAAACGTTACAACTTTGCATCCGGCCGTGCATCGCACGGTAACTCGCGCTCGCACAACGTGCCGGGCTCGATCGGTATGGCGCAGGATCCGGGTCGTGTTTTCCCGGGTAAGCGCATGACCGGTCACATGGGTGACGATACGGTAACCGTGCAAAACCTCGAAATCGCTCGTATCGACGCTGACCGCAAGCTGTTGCTGGTCAAGGGCGCCGTTCCGGGTGCGAAGGGTGGCAAGGTATTCGTTACGCCGGCCGTGAAGACGCGTGCCGTGAAAGGAGCGAAATAA